GTTAATGTCGCAGAGTTGTTTCATTATCAGGTTACAGCTTTTAATTAAAGCGAGTTTTTCATAAATTGGCAACGTCAAAAAAAGCTGTCGGTATAATCTCTTTCCGAAAAATCGATGAAGCATTCGCTCTCTTTGTTGTTGTTCTTTTTATTCATTCTTTCCGGCTGTTCTGGTCAAAACAAAGAAAAAAAAGTCAGTGAACACTCTTCGGCTGGCAAATTACAGGCAGGTCTGGTTTTTGATGTCGGTGGCAGGGGTGATAAGTCATTCAATGATTCTGCCTATAACGGCCTTGAAATCGCCAAGGCAAAATATGGGATAAACTTCCTTTATATAGAACCACAAGGCGAGGGTGCGGATCGTGAGGCGGCATTACGTCAGATGGCAGTGGATCCGGATATTGGGCTCATTATCGGAGTCGGCATGCTTTTCAGTGAAGATATTACGGCTATTGCATCAGAATTTCCCGATAAAAAATTTGTCTGCATCGACTATATTCATCAGCAGAAAACCAGTATACCTGCAAATCTCGAGGGAATCGTTTTTGAAGAGAAAAAAGGCTCTTTTCTCGCAGGCGCCCTTGCCGGACTGGTTATCAAAACAAACACGGTTGGATTCATCGGCGGGATGGAATCAAGCGTCATCAAAAAATTTGAACAAGGCTTCATTGCCGGTGCCCGCTCCGTCAACCCCGGTATCAGAGTTCTTTCAGGTTATATCGGCATGACCGGAAGCGCCTTTGCCGATCCCGCCAAGGGCAGGGAACTCGCACTTGGACAGTATGGAAGGGGAGTGGATATTATTTATCAGGCAGCCGGAGCCAGTGGACTGGGTGTTATTGAAGCTGCAAGGGAGAGCAAAGCTCTTGTTATCTGCACAGACCGGGATCAGGAAGCTGAAGCTCCGGGATTTGTGTTGAGCAGTATGACCAAAGCCGTCGACAGGGCACTTCTGAAAACGGTGGAGAGCGTATTGAATGGAAGTTTCAAGGGTGGCGGTGTTTCTGTATTCGGTCTGGCAGATCGTTATACCGATTATGTGTACAACGAAAAAAATGCACCATTGATTGGTATTAAAAATCACCAACAACTGGAGGATATCAGAAAAAAAATAGTGTCAGGGGAAATTGTTGTCGATGAGACCGCCGTTGTACAATAATGGTTACAGTACCGTTCAGTAACCACTGGTGGTCTTTTTTTAGTGAGCGGAAAAATGGTGGATTGTTAATTGATTGAAGAACAATACTGGTGAATAAAAAAATCCTTG
The DNA window shown above is from Pelodictyon phaeoclathratiforme BU-1 and carries:
- a CDS encoding BMP family lipoprotein, which encodes MKHSLSLLLFFLFILSGCSGQNKEKKVSEHSSAGKLQAGLVFDVGGRGDKSFNDSAYNGLEIAKAKYGINFLYIEPQGEGADREAALRQMAVDPDIGLIIGVGMLFSEDITAIASEFPDKKFVCIDYIHQQKTSIPANLEGIVFEEKKGSFLAGALAGLVIKTNTVGFIGGMESSVIKKFEQGFIAGARSVNPGIRVLSGYIGMTGSAFADPAKGRELALGQYGRGVDIIYQAAGASGLGVIEAARESKALVICTDRDQEAEAPGFVLSSMTKAVDRALLKTVESVLNGSFKGGGVSVFGLADRYTDYVYNEKNAPLIGIKNHQQLEDIRKKIVSGEIVVDETAVVQ